A genomic segment from Flavobacterium inviolabile encodes:
- a CDS encoding methylated-DNA--[protein]-cysteine S-methyltransferase produces MDTIFIKTPLGITKIDGDENGISAITAGNDGNISAPDQYPVHLREAAVQLEEYFEGKRTEFTFKLNPAGTEFQQKVWKALLDIPFGKTMSYLELSKILGDVKAIRAVAAANGKNPLWIVVPCHRVIGSDGSLTGYAGGLWRKKWLLDHENPIKQQTLF; encoded by the coding sequence ATGGACACTATTTTTATAAAAACACCCCTTGGAATCACAAAAATTGACGGTGATGAAAACGGCATTTCGGCAATAACCGCCGGCAATGACGGAAATATTTCAGCACCAGACCAATATCCGGTACACCTTCGGGAAGCTGCAGTACAACTGGAAGAATATTTCGAGGGAAAAAGAACGGAATTTACGTTTAAGCTAAATCCGGCTGGTACCGAATTTCAGCAGAAAGTATGGAAAGCGCTGCTGGACATTCCGTTCGGAAAAACAATGTCCTATCTGGAACTGTCCAAAATATTGGGCGATGTAAAAGCCATCCGTGCCGTGGCGGCGGCTAACGGAAAAAATCCGTTGTGGATAGTCGTTCCCTGTCACCGGGTTATCGGCTCCGACGGTTCCTTGACCGGTTATGCCGGCGGTTTGTGGCGCAAAAAATGGCTGCTGGATCATGAAAATCCCATCAAGCAGCAAACTCTTTTTTAA
- a CDS encoding 3'-5' exonuclease translates to MLEKIHFENILFLDIETVPEAENFKALDETKQELFSSKTQYQRKDDFTPEEFYDRAGIWAEFGKIICISVGYFTFRGDIRHFRVTSFFGDEITILKDFSNLLSNHFNKPQHILCGHNAKEFDFPFIARRMIINGLSIPQKLNLFGKKPWEIPHLDTMELWKFGDFKHYTSLKLLANILGIPSPKDDIDGSEVAHVFYVEKDIDRIIRYCEKDVIAVAQILLRLRREDLLIEEEIIFV, encoded by the coding sequence ATGTTAGAAAAAATCCATTTCGAAAATATTCTTTTTCTGGACATCGAAACCGTACCGGAAGCAGAAAATTTCAAAGCCTTAGACGAAACCAAACAGGAACTGTTCAGTTCCAAAACACAATACCAGCGCAAAGACGACTTTACGCCGGAAGAATTTTATGACAGAGCCGGTATCTGGGCCGAATTTGGAAAGATTATCTGTATCTCTGTCGGTTATTTTACTTTCCGGGGCGACATACGCCATTTTCGCGTGACCTCTTTTTTCGGAGACGAAATAACCATCCTGAAAGATTTCAGCAATCTGCTCAGTAACCATTTTAACAAACCGCAGCACATCCTGTGCGGTCATAATGCCAAAGAGTTTGACTTTCCGTTTATTGCCCGGCGAATGATTATCAACGGGCTTAGCATTCCCCAAAAACTGAATTTGTTTGGCAAAAAGCCATGGGAAATTCCGCATCTGGACACTATGGAATTATGGAAATTCGGGGATTTCAAACATTATACTTCCTTAAAATTACTGGCAAACATACTGGGTATTCCCTCTCCTAAAGACGATATTGACGGAAGTGAGGTCGCCCATGTTTTTTATGTTGAAAAAGATATTGACCGCATCATCCGGTATTGCGAAAAAGACGTTATCGCCGTAGCCCAGATTTTATTGCGCCTGCGAAGGGAAGATTTACTAATTGAAGAAGAAATCATCTTCGTTTAA
- the hemB gene encoding porphobilinogen synthase, giving the protein MFPLHRNRRLRTNDAIRSLVRETSLSPNDFMFPMFVAEGKDIKIEIPSMPGIYRRSLDQTVKEVKELWDLGIKAVNIYVKVSDSLKDNTGKEAWNKDGLMQQTIKAIKDAVPGMIVMPDVALDPYSIYGHDGIVENGQIINDATVDALTRMSVSHAEAGADFVAPSDMMDGRILAIRKALEQSGFHDVGIMSYSAKYASSFYGPFRDALDSAPGFGDKKTYQMDYANRIEAIKEALDDVEEGADIVMVKPGIAYLDIVREIKDTVHVPVAVYQVSGEYAMVKAAAEKGWLDHDKIMMEQLYCIKRAGASIISTYFAKEAAKLMQ; this is encoded by the coding sequence ATGTTTCCATTACACAGAAATAGACGGCTGAGAACAAATGATGCCATTCGCTCATTAGTTCGAGAAACTTCGCTAAGTCCAAATGATTTCATGTTTCCAATGTTTGTTGCAGAAGGAAAAGACATAAAAATCGAAATTCCTTCCATGCCGGGCATATACCGTCGTTCGTTAGATCAAACGGTAAAAGAAGTAAAAGAATTATGGGATTTGGGAATCAAAGCCGTCAATATCTATGTAAAGGTCAGCGATTCGTTAAAGGACAATACCGGAAAAGAAGCCTGGAACAAAGACGGCCTGATGCAGCAAACCATTAAAGCGATTAAAGACGCTGTACCGGGAATGATTGTAATGCCGGATGTGGCTCTGGATCCGTATTCTATTTACGGACATGACGGAATCGTTGAAAACGGACAAATCATCAACGACGCAACGGTAGACGCCCTTACCCGGATGAGTGTGAGCCATGCCGAAGCCGGAGCCGATTTTGTTGCTCCCAGCGATATGATGGACGGAAGAATCCTTGCTATCCGGAAAGCGTTGGAACAAAGCGGTTTCCACGATGTCGGAATCATGAGCTACAGTGCTAAATATGCCTCCTCTTTTTACGGACCTTTCCGCGATGCCTTAGACAGTGCTCCGGGATTTGGCGATAAGAAAACCTACCAGATGGATTATGCCAACCGTATTGAAGCCATAAAAGAAGCCTTGGACGATGTAGAAGAAGGAGCAGATATTGTCATGGTAAAACCGGGTATTGCCTATCTGGATATCGTTAGGGAAATAAAAGACACCGTACACGTTCCCGTAGCAGTATATCAGGTTTCCGGAGAATATGCCATGGTTAAAGCCGCTGCAGAAAAAGGCTGGTTAGACCACGATAAGATCATGATGGAACAACTGTATTGTATTAAAAGAGCCGGAGCCAGTATTATCTCCACCTATTTTGCAAAAGAAGCGGCAAAACTAATGCAGTAA
- a CDS encoding serine hydrolase domain-containing protein yields the protein MKFLKKFLIWFTVVLASIIIIMYIFDVDYLLRAVRTIYFKGYTTAFLEDYKDFPNREIKKGTAQPWAIAKDYNAVPATPELAKTHKELQTVAYLIIKNDSIWHESYFDGYGKDSKSNSFSMAKSIVSASLGKAIMDGKIKSLDQKVSDFFPEMQGKYAKDVTVGDLSSMASGLNWDEHYYSPFSIVTRAYFDSDLKKVILGLKVTEQPGKKFVYLSGATELLAMVIEKATGEYLSDYVSKNFWQPMGAENDALWQLDHEPDGIEKAFCCIASNARDFARFGKLYKQHGKWNGKQILDSTFVAKSITPRFADAPEYGYGWWLHTYLGKKMYYMRGHLGQFVIVAPEDNLIIVRLGHLKGLQTETDPHSNDFYVYVGEAYKMLEKRK from the coding sequence ATGAAATTCCTTAAAAAATTCCTGATCTGGTTTACTGTCGTTCTGGCAAGTATTATTATCATCATGTATATTTTTGATGTTGATTATTTATTACGCGCCGTCAGAACCATTTATTTTAAAGGATATACCACTGCCTTTTTAGAGGATTATAAAGATTTTCCAAACAGAGAAATAAAAAAAGGAACCGCACAGCCCTGGGCTATTGCCAAAGACTATAATGCTGTCCCGGCCACTCCGGAACTTGCCAAAACACACAAGGAACTGCAAACGGTAGCCTACCTGATCATTAAAAACGACAGTATCTGGCATGAAAGCTATTTCGACGGCTACGGAAAAGATTCTAAATCCAATTCCTTTTCGATGGCTAAAAGTATCGTTTCGGCCAGCCTGGGAAAAGCCATTATGGATGGAAAAATAAAAAGCCTTGACCAGAAAGTATCCGATTTCTTTCCGGAAATGCAGGGTAAATATGCCAAAGACGTCACCGTTGGCGATTTGTCGTCCATGGCCTCCGGCTTAAACTGGGACGAACATTATTACAGCCCTTTCTCGATTGTGACCCGTGCCTATTTCGACAGCGATTTGAAAAAAGTAATCCTGGGACTGAAAGTAACGGAACAGCCGGGGAAAAAATTCGTATATCTGAGCGGTGCTACCGAATTACTGGCCATGGTTATTGAAAAAGCAACCGGCGAATACCTTTCCGATTATGTTTCCAAAAATTTCTGGCAGCCGATGGGTGCCGAAAACGATGCCTTATGGCAACTGGATCACGAACCGGACGGTATTGAAAAAGCCTTCTGCTGTATTGCCAGCAATGCCCGTGATTTTGCCCGTTTCGGGAAACTGTACAAACAACACGGAAAATGGAACGGAAAACAAATACTGGACAGTACCTTTGTCGCGAAATCCATTACACCGCGTTTTGCCGATGCTCCGGAATATGGTTACGGATGGTGGCTGCATACCTATCTTGGAAAAAAAATGTATTATATGCGCGGTCACTTAGGCCAGTTTGTAATTGTCGCTCCGGAAGACAACCTGATCATTGTCCGTTTAGGGCATTTAAAAGGATTACAGACCGAAACGGATCCGCATAGTAATGATTTCTATGTGTATGTAGGAGAAGCCTATAAAATGCTTGAAAAAAGAAAATAA
- a CDS encoding class I lanthipeptide: MKTTTNNKLAFAKKAVAELNDRQLENIHGGSMGAIIDYIGDKIKDMIKPQV, translated from the coding sequence ATGAAAACAACAACCAACAACAAGTTAGCTTTTGCTAAAAAAGCGGTAGCAGAATTAAACGACCGTCAATTAGAGAATATCCACGGAGGATCTATGGGAGCCATCATCGATTATATCGGGGATAAAATTAAAGATATGATCAAACCTCAGGTTTAA
- a CDS encoding class I lanthipeptide yields the protein MKKQETNKLFFSKNSLVELNREELKGIKGGTGVLVGNTLSCTLCVNSSKGHYMDEMYSMAMPE from the coding sequence ATGAAAAAGCAAGAAACAAACAAGTTGTTTTTCTCTAAAAATTCATTAGTGGAATTGAACAGAGAGGAGTTAAAAGGAATTAAAGGCGGTACCGGTGTACTGGTTGGAAACACATTAAGCTGCACACTCTGCGTTAATTCCAGCAAAGGGCATTATATGGATGAAATGTACAGCATGGCAATGCCTGAGTAA
- a CDS encoding c-type cytochrome → MKKVVLIISSIALLASCNKKEEKKPSLYPETKKTEAQLQLELGQEIFDGKGMCYSCHKPDQKIIGPSIKEIARIYKEEGASIVEFLKEKGDPIVDPTQYQLMKANFAITKNLPEEELKALEAYILSHSK, encoded by the coding sequence ATGAAAAAAGTAGTATTGATCATCAGCAGTATTGCACTGCTTGCTTCCTGCAATAAAAAAGAAGAAAAAAAACCTTCCCTATATCCCGAAACTAAAAAAACGGAAGCCCAGTTACAACTGGAATTAGGCCAGGAAATCTTTGACGGTAAAGGCATGTGTTATTCCTGCCACAAACCGGATCAGAAAATAATCGGGCCAAGCATTAAAGAAATTGCCCGGATATACAAAGAAGAAGGTGCCAGCATAGTCGAATTCCTGAAAGAAAAAGGTGATCCGATTGTAGACCCTACACAATACCAGTTAATGAAAGCAAATTTTGCCATTACCAAAAACCTGCCGGAAGAAGAATTAAAAGCTTTAGAAGCTTATATATTAAGCCATTCCAAATAA
- a CDS encoding helix-turn-helix domain-containing protein: MLLSSVKRILFCLIVLSFQTISASDLKNQLKDSIQKYIYNNPALAKKYIHSYLSLSEKRKEEEEAIIAYNYLGYVCMTLSETDSAFYFCDKAIIKAYGLNNQGLVLRAKMNKASMLYQAYNFEQSLLLYNEALQLANKLKDNYSVRSISISIANIKYEIGKHSEALAVFKKYHAEELSKPELALLELKIAKTYLKMNLPDSSLIYIDKGLNYCKKFNDKELEAYFLNVKGQSYIKKNDFPKAELILNEALNKSVKIKSSRIEASIMLSLAGLLTERKEFNKSNVILKQGLLKQKKSDFSPEELADYYKLLAENYKAVDSISQSNFYYQKFIDENTKKSAKKIGTLEDLHKLDIEKIDKEKTDEVKQKNILIIAVVLLIASLGFFYYRNRRNERMNQEKFDILIGKINDFEAKKILEAQEEKVTTKEEILESQLIPNITVSKEEDILEPEEEVTAGSVESFEEALQEEEDSESHDIVPSDATFIIKDERVNDILEKLEKLQEKKYFLRQDCTLHNVAKKLKTNTAYLSKIVNNELGKSFSTYINELRINYVILELKNNSKLRAYSVNSIADEIGYKSSDSFTKYFKAATGITPSVYIKKIEEMKHKSEAA; encoded by the coding sequence ATGTTGTTATCCTCAGTAAAAAGAATTCTTTTTTGTTTAATTGTATTGTCTTTTCAAACGATTTCAGCATCAGATTTAAAAAATCAGTTAAAAGATTCTATCCAGAAGTACATTTATAATAACCCGGCACTTGCTAAAAAATACATCCACAGCTACCTTTCTTTAAGTGAAAAAAGAAAAGAAGAGGAGGAGGCGATTATTGCCTACAATTATCTGGGATATGTATGCATGACGCTATCAGAGACTGATAGCGCTTTTTATTTTTGTGATAAAGCAATTATAAAAGCCTATGGATTGAACAATCAGGGTCTGGTGTTGCGGGCAAAAATGAATAAGGCCAGTATGCTGTATCAGGCCTATAATTTTGAACAGTCTTTACTGCTTTATAATGAAGCATTGCAGTTAGCCAACAAATTAAAAGACAATTACAGCGTTCGAAGCATCAGTATCAGTATTGCGAATATTAAATATGAGATCGGGAAACACAGTGAGGCGCTGGCTGTTTTTAAAAAATATCATGCTGAGGAGTTGTCCAAACCGGAATTGGCTTTGCTGGAACTGAAAATCGCAAAGACTTATTTAAAAATGAATTTACCGGATTCGTCTTTAATTTATATCGATAAAGGGCTTAACTATTGTAAAAAGTTCAATGATAAAGAGCTGGAAGCCTATTTTTTAAATGTAAAAGGGCAGAGTTATATCAAGAAAAACGATTTTCCAAAAGCGGAATTGATTTTAAACGAAGCGTTAAACAAATCGGTAAAAATAAAAAGCAGCCGGATAGAAGCTTCTATTATGCTGAGTTTAGCCGGTTTGCTGACAGAACGAAAAGAGTTCAACAAATCGAATGTGATTTTAAAGCAGGGACTTTTAAAACAAAAGAAATCTGATTTTTCTCCTGAAGAGCTGGCAGATTATTACAAGCTGCTGGCGGAAAACTATAAGGCAGTGGACAGTATCAGTCAGTCCAATTTCTATTATCAGAAGTTTATTGATGAGAATACTAAAAAATCGGCTAAAAAAATCGGTACGCTGGAAGATCTGCACAAACTGGATATTGAAAAAATTGACAAGGAAAAAACCGATGAGGTAAAACAAAAGAATATTTTAATCATTGCCGTGGTGCTGTTAATCGCTTCTTTGGGCTTTTTCTACTATAGAAACAGGAGAAATGAAAGAATGAACCAGGAGAAATTTGATATTCTGATCGGGAAGATCAATGATTTTGAAGCCAAAAAGATATTAGAAGCCCAGGAAGAAAAAGTAACAACCAAGGAAGAGATCCTGGAAAGCCAGCTTATTCCGAATATAACCGTCAGTAAAGAAGAGGATATACTGGAACCGGAAGAAGAAGTGACAGCCGGATCGGTGGAATCGTTTGAAGAGGCACTGCAGGAAGAAGAAGATAGTGAATCGCATGATATTGTTCCTTCGGATGCTACCTTTATTATTAAAGACGAAAGAGTTAACGATATCCTTGAAAAGCTGGAGAAGCTGCAGGAAAAGAAGTATTTCCTGCGTCAGGACTGTACGTTACACAATGTAGCCAAGAAATTGAAGACCAATACGGCTTATCTTTCCAAGATTGTAAACAATGAATTGGGAAAAAGTTTCAGTACCTATATTAATGAACTGAGAATTAACTACGTTATTTTAGAGCTAAAGAACAATTCTAAGCTGCGTGCATACTCTGTAAATTCCATTGCAGACGAGATCGGATATAAAAGTTCGGACTCTTTTACGAAATATTTTAAGGCTGCAACAGGCATTACACCTTCGGTTTACATCAAAAAAATAGAAGAAATGAAGCATAAATCAGAAGCTGCATAA